The Dermacentor silvarum isolate Dsil-2018 chromosome 3, BIME_Dsil_1.4, whole genome shotgun sequence region GACATCCTGTACTGGCAGTGCATCATTGTATGCGAAACAATAAAGCTTGCAGCTTTTGAGCATTAGCAAgcattgcaaaaaaataaaaaaataaaaaaaaaatcagcactTTGTTTTTGCTTACAACAAAAGAAGGCTATTAGCTGCAGTAATTCATAGGACATGGTTTGTCACTGTATGCACAAACGTGGTGTTTTACAAGCACAGAGCTCTTTGTAGCCTCAGTTTGGCCACTCTGCTCCAAGACTGCCAAGCGAGTCAGTACCTAGTTGATGCCATCTTGGCTGATCAGTTTTGCTGATTGCTAAGCTGGTGCCATGAAAGGAATCAGTGGGCAATGACAACAATTTATTGACATTTAGGGGCAGATAAATAAGGGGGCGGGGAGGAACCTGCAGATACCTAAGGGGGGCCAGGAACAGAATATGACTTCTATAGCACCGGGAAAGTGGGTGACCATTCTTTAGTTTTGCTTTTAGTGTGCAAGGAGAGACTTTCCAGTCATCTCTGGTGGTTGAGGAATTTTCAACAGGTCCAGAATAGTTGGGGCAACATCACAGAGAGCAGGGGTGTGGCTGGGCTTGCAGAACTTGTGGTCTCCAGTCATGCAGAAGGGAACCTTGTTCGTGGTGTGCTTGGTGACGGGCTTGTTATCGGGAGTCTTCATGAGTTCAGCATTCCCATGGTCCGCAGTGACGAGCAACACGTAGCCATTCTTGGCACAGGCATCTCTGATACGTCCAATTCCCACGTCGGTCGCCTCCACAGCCTTTATGGCTGCCTCGTACACTCCAGTGTGACCAACCATGTCAGGGGGAGCAAAGTTGCACATGACAAATGGGTGTTTCTTTTCACCTATAATTTTCACCATCTCATCAGCTACTCCCTTGCTGCTCATTTCAGGCATCAAGTCGTAAGTGGCCACCTTGGGCGAGGGCACCAAGCAGCGTTCTTCTGCAGTGAAGGCCTTCTCCTGGCCACCGTTGAAGAAGAAGGTCACGTGGGCATACTTTTCTGTCTCGGCGCAGTGGAACTGGCTTTTTCCCTTGGCAGCAAGCCATTCGGCAAGGACGTTCTTGGGCACGGTTGGAGGGTACAGAGCCGAAAACGGATACTCCTTCTTGTACTGGGTCATCGTGTACAGCTTCACATCCTTGGGAATAACGCTTGTCTCGAAGTTGGGCTTGATCCCCAGCGCCTCCGACAGCTGGCGGGCTCGGTCTGCGCGGAAGTTGCAGAAGACCAGGGTGTCGCCGTCTTTAATACGGCCGTTGGGGTCCGTGATGATGGGCTTAAAGAACTCGTCAGTTTGTCTCTTGTCCTCGGGAGCGTCGTAAAGACTCTGGATGTGTTTGATGAGATTACTGGGTTCCACTTTGTCGCCGATTCCCTGTGCGAGGCCTTCGAAGGCGATTTTCACGCGCTCCTCCCGCTTGTCTCGGTCCATGGCGTAGTAACGGCCGATCAAGGTGGCCAGTGAACCGTACTTGAGGTGCGCACACTTGTCCAGGACTTGCTGCGCGTACTTTATGGAACTCGTGGGGCTCGTGTCCCTGCCATCGCCGAAGAACTGGATGAAAGTGTGCGGTACGCCGTGCTTGTGAGCGCCTTCCAACAGGGCGAAGATGTGGTCGATGTGCGAGTGGACGCCACCGTCGCTGACGAGCCCGAGAAGGTGCAGGCGGCCGTTTTTGGTCTTGGCACGGTTGCAGGCTTCCACGAAAAAGTCGTTGTCCTTGATGGCTCCACTTTCCATGTCCATGTTAATTCGAACGATGTCTTGATACACGATCCTGCCGGCGCCGATGTTGAGATGCCCTACCTCGCTGTTGCCCATCAGACCGGCGGGCAAGCCAACGGCAAGGCCGGACGCTTCTAAGGGCAGGAACTGACCTTGAGTTTTGCAGAGCTCATCCATCACCGGCGTATTAGCGTTGAGAATGGCATTACCGTGATGGTCTTCCGAAAGTCCCCAGCCGTCGATGACAATCAAGCACACGTTAGTCATGTTGCGGAGGCTGGGACGATCGACGAGGACTGGACTGACGCTCTTGTTCGCGAAAATCAACCGACCCCAGCTGAGGGTACTTTTCGTACCCTTGAACACCCTTGACACCACGACCCCAGCCAGCTAAGTGACGCCCGAACCCCGGAACCGGTGATATTCCCAGCGTGGCTTGCAATGAAGTAACCTTTTCCCAATCTGACGCCGTTTTGGGTGGGGCGCCACAATACAGTTCAAAAGTTCGTAGACGCTAGCGCAGAGTTAATGGTGCCGTAGCTACCACCAGTCACCAGTAGTGGGTGTCTGCGTTCATTTGTCTACATAAGGCCAAGTTTTTCCATATTTGTTGGGtcacgtgacgtagcgtgcgttGGCCGCTGGTTGCGTCGGTGCGTGCTTTCGATGCGTGCTTTCGATGCAATTCGTGATCGTGATCACGTAGCGTtggctgtagcagacgacaatgAAAGTGCTGTAGACGACGCGCCATCAATTCTTACCGTGCTTTGCCTGCGGTAATGAGTCTGCAGCGTTTCCTTTGATTCGATCGTTACGAATTTGTCGCTACCATGGAACGAAAGCGGCACAGAATATGGTGAATAATCCGCTCTACCGATGACTGTCTTTGGAAAATTTCTTATTTAATTCACTATGGCACTTCACAATTCCTTGTTTCTTGCAGCATGGTCTCGGACTTCTTTTATCCCAACACAGGTGGTGTAGAAAGTCACATCTACCAACTCTCACAGTGTCTTTTAGCTCTGGGACACAAAGTTTGCGTTATCACGCATGCGTATGGGGACAGGAAAGGAGTTCGATACATGACATCTGGGCTCAAGGTATGGCAGTTCACTGTAGTACTCTTTCGATGATTATACGCAGCTcatcctaccccccccccccccccccctccttattTTTTCCAGGTGTACTACCTGCCTTTCCTTGTTATATACAACCAATGCACTCTACCAACCATCATGATTTCCTTTCCACTCATACGGAACATTCTCATAAGAGAAGAGATCACGGTTGTTCATGCACATTCAGTAAGCATGACTCTCTGTTAATTTCTTTGGGAAAGTTCATATCATTCTGATAATAGCCTGCAAATTGAGGTATGTCATTTTAGATAAAAAAGTGATGGCAATAATTTTAAGCATACCCAGTGTCATACTTACCATTTATGCCAAAAGTGacaaaaatacaaaacaaaaacat contains the following coding sequences:
- the LOC119445847 gene encoding 2,3-bisphosphoglycerate-independent phosphoglycerate mutase codes for the protein MTNVCLIVIDGWGLSEDHHGNAILNANTPVMDELCKTQGQFLPLEASGLAVGLPAGLMGNSEVGHLNIGAGRIVYQDIVRINMDMESGAIKDNDFFVEACNRAKTKNGRLHLLGLVSDGGVHSHIDHIFALLEGAHKHGVPHTFIQFFGDGRDTSPTSSIKYAQQVLDKCAHLKYGSLATLIGRYYAMDRDKREERVKIAFEGLAQGIGDKVEPSNLIKHIQSLYDAPEDKRQTDEFFKPIITDPNGRIKDGDTLVFCNFRADRARQLSEALGIKPNFETSVIPKDVKLYTMTQYKKEYPFSALYPPTVPKNVLAEWLAAKGKSQFHCAETEKYAHVTFFFNGGQEKAFTAEERCLVPSPKVATYDLMPEMSSKGVADEMVKIIGEKKHPFVMCNFAPPDMVGHTGVYEAAIKAVEATDVGIGRIRDACAKNGYVLLVTADHGNAELMKTPDNKPVTKHTTNKVPFCMTGDHKFCKPSHTPALCDVAPTILDLLKIPQPPEMTGKSLLAH